Below is a genomic region from Hevea brasiliensis isolate MT/VB/25A 57/8 chromosome 3, ASM3005281v1, whole genome shotgun sequence.
atatattatccctTCTTATAAAGTTAATTATCATTTTTACTACTAATTATTTTACATATAATAAATGTAGAAATTAATATATCCTTTTTTTACACTTATTTTATTtgaaactaaaaatttataaaaattcaattaattaatttcttctttttttcttatatttgaaAACATATAAATAACAGAATTTGATTTGAAAACATATAAGTAGCAGAATTTAATtcttctaatttaaaaaaaaaagaatttattttatttttaaaaaattatttaaaaaaataaaaaattatataattatgtgaaaattcaattcacttattttatttttagaaaatttattttagaaaaatcctttaaAAAACGAATCTTTAAGAATTTGTACATTATAAAAGATGTAAGATTTCTGTAACAacctaaattttttaataaatattttcttttattaagttaataatttattaataatttatttattattttaaaatttatattttcacaATGATATTTTTGTTAgatgaatattatttttacatcattattattattattattattattattattattatttcatttgtaaattgtattattattatttattgtatgttattattattattattattattatgaaaaaaataaaagaaagaaaagaattaaaatttttctAGCGTCTAGAATCAttcctagaatttttttttttttttaaaaaggaaCAATCAGTAGAAACATCCCCCCCTACCCCCATCTCCACCAGCCTAGCGACAGCACCATTAGAAGCGACGATAAGGAGGGATGAGAGAGAACGGCACACGCACACAGGCAGAATTTTTCTAGCGTGATTttggcttcatccgacgtccaatCAAGCCAAcctgaataaaaatataatattttattttattttattttatttagaaaaTGGGCCTCAGTTTTTAGCTCTGGTCATGAATTTGGAAATAATAAGACTTATTACTGGCCTCAAGAGCTTTTATACCGATTCAGGTCTTAATACTAGTCCGGCTCGTGAAATCGAGTCGTAATAATTTCAGAACTTATCTCTAACTTTTTTTACAGGGTATTTGATGCACCATTAACTCAATTATCATATTAATATCATTGTGTAATTATATGCacatgattttaatttttaattttttaattattaaataaatatttgaatATTAActtattgatttatttattctaTCAATATCATTTTGCAATTATATATACACACATGTGTGTGTAAATTATTGGTGAAAGAAAGGAGGATATGGATTGCTATAGGCAAAAGCAACTTTGTTTATGCTTCATTCATTTTGGTTTGGAGGAAATGCAAACAAAGTTTTGCTCACCTCAGCAACTTTTAGCATAAAGTTGCTTTTGAAAATAAATGGAGTGAGGGACATACTTTACATATTTGTGAATTTATAATACAAAGTAGAGTTATTCTTTATTtgtttaaagattttttttaagtaataaaatctaatataaaaagataattttcctatattttaaatttaggcaattatgaatgaaaaatcatagttgattttttatatattaaattgttATTAAGAATATAATGTAGTTATTGTATTATATACTAATTAAAAAGGAATTttagaaaatattaattaatcaatCTATTTAAAGAGTTATAATTTTTAGATATTGATTCAAAATTAGCTTTAAATAGAATAACTCATATATTTGACTCTAATAGTTTGAAATCAAAACTTAGTTATTATTGTTCTcatgataaaatttataatttattcaagcagtattattaaaattattcccAATGGGATTGGTACGAGTAATAAAAGACTCTGTATTTCTTAAGCAAGGTCGGGTATTCCATTCTTGTGAATAGAAAAAATCTCGGCACGAGCAGAATTAAGTTTAGCTCAGTAGGTTTGAAGATACTTGTGATttacttaaaaaattattttaataattatttcttattattattaaattaataaaaaataatttaacttcATAATATTAGCTAGAAGAAAATATATGATTGTAACTAATAAATTTTTGATATGCACAATCCAAATTCAAATATTGAAaggatttttgataattattaataacatatattaaaaagtgtaaatttgaaatttaagctAACACATTCCTTAAATATCATAAGCAAATATTTTATTTCTGTTGAATTTGATTCTTGAAAGCAAATGAACTTATATATCAAGTTAcactttaactttttttttttaatcaattttggcaaaaaaaaatgttatttatcctaatttttcatcaattaaaaTTTCCGTGTGATTTAACATTATATTGTAGCACTTGATCAGGCAATAGGCTAATTAAAATCTATTCATTCTACatacaataattatataaaataaattagacTGCGTACTATGACCCTATTTAGTTCAATTCTACagtaaaattcattttatttgtatagaattcatttataaattaatttttttatttgatatattttatgttaaatatagaatttattttaaatgaaataaattttatttttaaaataattaaaataaaataaaataatatataataaaaaataattttgtcatttgaaatatatatgattttaaatttACAATTCATTTattaattctattaattttaatgaaattttatttagtcATACTAAATTTATGGAGTTGATTATTTAAAATTCTGaaagaatttttaattaataatactaaaattttaaattcacaaattaattctataaaattttataaaatttattcatACTAAATACtacttgattaaaaaaaataaaaaatcatctTCCTTATTCTTCTACTCACAAAGGCATTATTCTCTCCATTTTTGGGCCCCCTTCAGAAGGGCTTTATCATAAATTTTTGTGGAAGCCGAATGGAATCCAACATAAGCATAACACaaataaattagggttttgattctGGTTTTGtcttttctcaactctttcatccctagttattttaaattttaaattaatttaaattatttattaaattattctttaaaaataattttaaattaaatttaaattaatttataaaatatgaattattttaaattaaaataattaatttttatcaacttaattaatttttattaatttatctttgaataaaatttaaataattaaattaactcaAACAAACCAATTTGACTCTTAATTGAtactttaatatatattttttaaaatcatatagatttaaattatttaaaatttatgtgtatTAAAACAAATTAAGAGTTGCTTTAAATTGGACAGATTAGAGTTAAATTTGACCgttaaaatttataatggaatttTATGTTCCTCGATAgaaatctaaattaaaattttaattttataaaatattgaaatttgaatattttaaattttatataaacgaAATAAATTACGAGTCACTATAAATTAAATGGATTTAAAGGATGAGATCAAAATTTACAatctctaatttaataaataaagccTTATGATATatgctaaaataattattttttatttgtcttTAAATGTGAAAGGATTGAACCGAATGTATAGTGCATTTTTATATTcttcttattttaaaaaattattaaacaatGATCTGTTCTTATCTCTGATTCAAATGCACATATGTTTTGCCTCAACGAAAGAAAATAGAAGGACAACATTACAAGTTTGAATTTCTTCTTgtctttttaaaagttaaaaaataaaattggtgTTTGAAATTAAACATTGATTCTATTTAAGGGCAAAATAATAAAACTTTATAATGgtggaaatgaagtttaaatgtttacaatagaaaaatataaaaaaagattttttttttaaaaaaattgaatcaaataattaattttgcaaAAGTTATTtgcataataatttttaatttagtggTTGTGAAATCAatattaaaattgtgaaattttaaattaaaattaattaataatttttttttaaagaatataTAGGAATTAAACCTGTTCTCCCCTACATTGCACATATgattatgagaaaaaaaaaaaaaaaaacccacatGATCCCAAAGTGCAAACCTCATTGCTTCAACATATATCCAAACCTttacaaattattattatttattttttgtaaagGTTATTTGAAtgtcattgattgatgttaaagcTCCACTTAACTGTCTTCAAAGGAAACATTTCATTTCTGGCCCTCCTTTTTCTTGTTTCTTTATCCTCCTTTGTGGATTCCATTCAATAATGTTGACATCACACCAATTCCATATCATGTAATGGTGGGTTTCTGATACTAGTAGATGGTGGTCACTTGAGTTTGTGGTTTCTTAGTGAATCACAAGATTTGTACATCAAAATCAAATTGattttatgaattaaaaaaaaaaataaattattattattattttttacaaaCTCCCCATTAAGGGATCTCTTCTCTTCTTCCCTTTCTAACCATCTCCTATTTAATATTAGTAATCCATTAATTAAGTATTGATCAAGTGGtccaaaatattaaatatttaaaaaatgctTTCTCTCTCACTTTTTAAAGATTTTCAATCTAACTAAAACTAATTAAGAAAATCAAATCAACCATAAATTTTGTAATTTACATACGCTTTGattttttgttacattttataaaatttaagaatCATTATACTtttataatttcaagagtttaataGTTGTTTTTTTACATAATTCAGGTATTAATGAGATGTAATTAAAGATGAAAATGTTATGTGTGTTTCATGCAAAATTCAGATTACGTGTTtcactttttttattttatcacaACTTAATTTCAAAGTGAAATCCACATTAATTCTTGAGTAGATTTAAGGCCCTCAGATCTTTTAATAAGCCTTAACAACattaatttaacacaatattatatACAATAGCTCTTTTATAATCACATATATTATTAAATCTAGAataatattttcaatttaataattCTCATGTACACTTGGAGAAGCGCTACATTACTCGTTATCATGCACgtcaatgattttttttttttttgtttaataatgaaaattaaaaaaataaaatttaaatttaacttgaataatatacttttaattattaaattaaatcagACTAAATATCGCATAATAATCACCTTATATAGAATATTCATATACATATCAAGTGAAACTCGTTTTATTTGAACGATGGAGGCTAAAGAATTGGGAGCTCTACTAACTATAATATCAACCAATATCATAATTCCTGCACACTATTAGTTGAGAAAGTGagtttttgagataaaaaaaaaaaaaagcacaataAGGACAAATACTAATATAATATTACATTATTCAtgcaatcatatatatatatatagtttaacAATAAGTTTTTtattaaggagattagaggagTGATGACTTAAATCTGAGTCTGtcaaatgatatatttttaataCTAAATTAAATGaggttaaatataatttaatagcaAGTTAATTCCGTATAGTCCAATATGATGCAACCTATTAGCTAAATCACCgacaaataattacataaattcatggaaatgacttattattattatttttatatatattttagggGAATCTATTGTACAACACAAATAATCTTTTCATATCTAATTGGGGAGCAAGCATCCTCAGGGAGCATAACATCCCTTGTTCATCAGGGAGCATAACGTCCCCTGCATCCTTATCCATTTCCTGATAGGGGCATGGCACAAACTATCCAAGGCCAATGACACAACACGATCGCATTTTGGGCGGTACAACACAGCCCATTCCAACATTCAACGTGTCGGCACTGTAGCCATTAGGgtatgtattattcaattataattaaataattgaattgaatcaataaaattcaATGGAATAAGTTTATTttgactttattttttattaataattataaaagaattttaattttcaattatcaaaTCAGTTATTTTTATTTAGTAATTAAACTAACCAAAACAatctaatttctattaattaatatattaattataattttattaataatatattatttataattattatttttgtaattttataataatatttaacttataaatattctcttataaactttaaattatatttattattttttacaaataaaaatgattacaaatatatttttattaattttttattaattaactaataatataaaatatatattttactttttttgtTATAACCGatcgaatattttcaatttttgttaaaataagtttttttttctgaattttatttcagtttgattaatatttttagaaTCGATTAAAAATTCAGTTTGATTCATTAAAAATTCAATTTGATTCACTTTAATTAACTAAATACTTATCTCTAACCATCGTTATTATATGAGATACTAACAAAAGAGAGTGGCTATTGTAAGATTGAGCTCATATGATAACGAATTTATCAATCATTACATCAAATATTTACATTTAAATTCATATACTCTTTATtcacaatttaattaattttatatatattttaatataaatatttaatttaatattataagatTCGTTCTCATATAAAATTGACCTCACATAAAATTGACCTCACGAAAACATAAACAATAATGTCAAATAAAGATATACGGTTATCCATTTAatctattaaataaataaaaaaagtctCATTATGTATGTCAATaccataatataattaatatttattttttattaataaaatgaatatataaataaattaactaCATATTATTCGGCAGGAAATATTGTataaattaagttaattaaacataaatatgtAATCATACTCAGAGTCGACACAAGATTAAATAAAAAGagccaaaattttaaaaattatattatgtcCCTTGTTAATTTGCCGCTTAATCCAAAGCAGGGACTCATTAAAACCTAAAGTTTAAatacatataaaaatatttttaaattaataaatattttataataatgatTTTTAATTGTTATAATAAATACTACTTATAAATTTTGACTCTATAAAGATAAAAATAGACTAAatgactaaaaaaataaaaatttttctaagttttttaagtttaataaaaaatgttaattttatcaatttgatcTCGATCTTTTATACTACTTtcaattttaacaataaaattaattaaaacaattGAATTCATCAAATGACGAAACTTATAAAAAATTagatttctttttttaataaataaaaatgaatttttatGTCGTAAAAACTTAGATTTTAGctttaatatttaatttgttttcaTAGTTGgtggtaaaattaattttaaatatttgcaaaattattattcttaaatttataagaaaagtttagagataaattaataaaattagtcattaaaattaattttttttattaaattaaaatttgcatAATTTAAATCTATGTAAAAGTTACAGTAAAAATTTACCTAAACTTGActcatcataaatttaaaatacaaatacTTGAATTACACCAATTTTTTTATGTGTTTTCTACTATCCATGATGTGCTTTAAATCCATAATTAAATAGATATAGGTTAAAATTTCCCCACATTAACATATCTACCTATCTAATTCATAAAAATTCCcaatttcattttttcataatttaagaaaattttgaattatcACAATTTCTTCTATTTAAAACCTATTTTATGTTATTGAAAATAAATCATATGAGAAATATGGACAAAGATAcggtaattattttaattttttaaaaaatggatTTATATCCCTAACTATATTCcttcatttattttttcaaaaaggAAAATGACAAATGCACTTATTTGATGGATTAGGTTCCTAAGATGAAAGATTCTCTCTTTTGAAGCCTTACTAACCAATCTAAATTGAGGGCATACAGGCCTTAGTCATAATACAAAAAGTCAAAATTAATTCCCTTTGTACCTTATCAATAGGGTTGCTTGCTTGGCATAAATATAACCTCATATTTAAAGAAGCACTTGGTGGTCACTAATGTGAATCAAATTCCAAGGAGCTCAACAACAAGCTAGCTATTGAAGATTTGCAAAAAGCTAATCAACTTTAACATTATCATATCCCTTGTTCAACAAGCCAATCAAGCTTGaagatttaataatttaatatttatctaataattgaagaaaataaaattttaaattttaataatcattttctttttaataatttcAGTGCCCtacagaaaaaaataaaaaataaaaaccatCGATTTATCCTATGCATCTAGTAATTAAATTAATGGAAATGTACGTGTCGTGCATATTAAGCATTCTTTAGTATCcactaaataaaaagaaaatcagaATCATAAtggttttaatattaataatggaAAACAACAAATGAAAGGAATTTGTAGACTGTCATAGGCTAATAGCCACAAAACCTACAGGGAGAAAAACGATACGCAGTGATGGAGCCAAAAATTAAACTTCGgattcaattaaaatatataattgattaataaattatttatttaaatattaatttaagagatttgttAAGTGATAAAAttgttttataattataaaataaaaatatttaataaatataataataagaataaatattttaattttttttaataaaattaatttactaaaaattaaatagaattactattaatttaaaaatatcataaattgtTAATATCATAAATTGTTAAACCTAAAATATATTAATAGCTTAACATTAAAAAATTTATCTAATTTATctctaattttttataaaaaataattataaaaagtcaattcagttaaaattatagattaaacaaaataaaaaaaattacgaaaagtaaatttagttaaaattataaatttaataaaataaatgacatGATTTAATTCTAACTTGAGTATAAagacattttaataataaaaaaaatttaaaatagtaATGAGATAACAAGAATAAaactattaatattttaaattgatgaaaaaatataataaatttatgttaGACTTTCTTTTAATGATATtatctaataatttaaattttaagaaataaaatcgtaattatgaatttattgcatcagaaaatgataaaataaaattgatgaaGAGTACGGTGGCCAATAAATAATAacgatttgaatttttttttagtatGATGATTTGTATTTACTGTTAGTGTAActcttttaataaaaaatttagagctttcatttttataaaattatcattaaatcCTTTTAAAACCTTTTTAAAACCCTCAAAGCTTCAAACCcatcaaaatttaatataaaaatataaatttttttaaaaaattaacattaaatttttgaaagtttTCAAAATTTCAGGAGGCATAATGACCCCTTGGCTTCAACATGGCTCATGGCGATACGTGATGGCATTGGAACCATCATATACTACGATAAGGCACAAAGTTGGTTAAttccattatttatttattttcttttgataGAAATGGGGTACTCATCGCACACTCGGCAACTTGATAAAAAACTATAGTgccttttacatttacatatatttaAAACTACTACACTATGCTTGGGTCAagatctcagaataatttcattattcattttttatggtattttcttgaatttcagttttgaaTCTCTTTGAATTTATATCTCTATAGATATTGTGAGTACAATACTCTTTTCGTCCGATAAAATTTAAACTTACTTTTATTTTtagataattttaaaaaataattaatataataaaaataataaattttatttatttttttaacataccctctactgatattgttatattaaaaatttaataattcatgttattaaattatttttaaaattaatgaattttattttttaatatatattaaatatgggtatattaataaattaataaataaattatttttaaaaaaatctataattaaaaaaaaagaaatgtgagcaatttttattgattaatttctTTTGAAGAATATAAAaagaattttatatattttaatttcttttatataaaaaTGTTGACTCCAATGAAGTCATGGAAAATGTTTTATATGGTCATTTTCTCATACTTTAATTATGACACTATTTCATGAATGGTGATATAAATTTTATGTGGTTGTGAGGAGTGTACTGGTGAGAGTTTGGTGGGAGTTGGGCCAAATTCTAGGTGGACATTTATAGCTTAGTGACAAATCACATTGGCAACCTATTAAAAAGTTACACTTTTCACTGCCATTCACAACCCATCGATCCTTGGTTTTGCTCCTTTCTTCATACTTCTTGGTCCCACTTCATCTTCATCCTCTACTCCATCTGTCAATCAcaaaattcaagcttcttctaaaTATTTTGTGGgtttttctgaattttttttgacatttttttcATAGAGTACAATTTTGTTTTGGATCAAAAGTTATTTTGTAGGTTACTAGTTTTGGATTGACAACTCTTGAAAGGTTCCAATTTCTCACCTAATTTGGTGGTCTATTACCAACCCATCCGCACATGTACCTGTATTCTCAGTCATTTTTTGCTTCTTGTCCTTAAATTCATGGATTTTGAAATGTGGGCATCTCTCTTTCTCAATCTTTAAGCACACAAATCAAAATCACTTATTAATTAACCTATGTTAGCTAATTAATAAATagattcattttctttatattgTTATTTAAATGTTACATTAAATTCAGTGAaacaataaaattttctttttcataatttcttTATATTGTTATTTAAATGTAATCAATTCTCTTTCTTTATCATATTAACAAATTCAGCTTAAAAGTTATTTGGTTAACCACCAAATATAACCACCAAAAAGTTTCTCTTACTGCTTACGATTCTTTGGTTATTATTATTTGCTTTAGATTAGATTTTattctataattttttaaagaatttctcaaaaatttccCACCCTTAGTTGCTAGCTGTCCCCCACTGGCCCCGCAATTCGGTTCTTTCCCCAGTGGCGTAGGATTTCACTGTATGTGGATGCCAAAACCTTCTAACTTCAAATGCAATCTTTAAGAAGGAAGctttccttttttttaattttttttttgaatttttgatatGTTGTGGTGTTAAAACAACCCACAATCAAAGCTTGTCGGTTGTGGTGTCTGCAACTGCAAATGTGGCTCGTTTAATAAATGTCTGGATTTTGCTAAACTGGCATCTGTCTCACTTTTCATTGGTGGGTTCAAaaacaaaatgaaaatttaattgatatttactttgCTTATATACTCTTCTTTCTATGATTCATTGATTCAATGGCAATAGCAATTGGTTAGCTAAGCTAGCTCCTTTTTTCctttccccttcttcttcttTGGCCTTTTTTGCTAGCTTTGAAGCAAAcccatttgataaattttaaccGTCTAATGCTTTTCTtgttgattttctttttttcttttgttttcttctttAAGTCATTCCCTTTCAAGCCACCCCCACCACCAATGAATAGTGTGTGGAGATTGTTGTTGTCACCTTTGTTTTGGGAGCAGCTTTCAGGATTTCTTGTGTCGTGGTTTCATAAAGATTGGCTTTCTATTGGTGTCTACCAAGTTCCCATGAAAATGCCACAGAAGAAGATCAATCTTGGTTTAAAACAGGCAGCAAATGCGGAGGAAGAGAGTCCTTCTCTCCTGGATTTGCCTGAATTAACCTTGGAATGCATTCTTGAGAGACTTTCACCATCTGGGTTGTGTAGCATGGCAGGAGTTTGCAGCTCTTTGAGGGATAGGTGCACAAGTGATCATCTGTGGAAGAAACACCTAAAGCAGAAATGGGGTAGGCTAATTGGCGATGCTGCTTTTAGGGAATGGCAATGTCATATAGCTTCAAGAAAGAGGCCAGGCCTTGTGGACCAAAGCAATCAAAAGGGTTTCTTAAGATCTCTTGGTACTGTGTGGTCATTTTCTTGGATTAAACCAAAGTTTGAAACTAGAAACAAGCCAAGTACTTCTTTACCAGTTGATTCAATCATGGCTATGTATCTCTCTCTTGAAAGAGGCAAATTCTGGTTCCCAGCTCAGGTCTATAACCGTGAGGTAATTGGCTGCAAACGCACAGTTCTGATCGTAACTCTGCACTTCTCTAAcgattttattcctttttttaaaTTACCTTTATCTGAGAAATTAATGAGTTTTTATGTTTTTGGTTGCAGAATGGACATGTTGGGTTTTTGCTTTCCTGTTATGATGCTCAAATAAGTTATGATTCCAAGACAGACACATTTCAGGCAAGGTATATAAAGGAAATTACTTTCTTCAAATAATTTATACCTATGTGTGGTGTAAAAATTAGAAAAGACATTGGGGTTGAATTTGATGTTGAAGATCACATATATTAAGCAGAGTCCTCTGCTGATACTGATTCGCAGGTATTCTCCTTACGGACGGCGAATGATAGAGGAAAGCATACACAGGGATAGGCTAAGAGCACCACCTGTTGATACTCCTGCACATGATCTTCACATTTCTGACTGTTTAAATGACTTGAAACCTGGTGATCATATTGAGATTCAATGGAGAAGAAGCAAAGAATTTCCTTATGGTATGTTCTCAATCTCGACCATGGAAAAATTCTTGGCAAATTAACATGATTTTTACTTGGAGGGTTGAGTTCAATTTCCTTGATTAAGCAGGTTGGTGGTATGCTACTGTTGGTCATACGGAAGCTTGTGATGTGAATGAAAATCACTGTCCTTGTCAATATAATGGTGAGAAAATCTTCTTATATTATAGCTATTTTTTATCTTCATCCCATTGTTTTCTGGAATCTTGAGATATatgtgaaatttaatttttaattttcaatagacAAAAAAAAACAATCGTAGGAATCAATAGCTTCTAATTCTATGCAAAGTATATAGGGCACTTCCTACGTTATTTTCTCATTAGGTTAACAACAAATGCTGTAGGGATTAAAGCCCCATTAAGTATTCAACAGCCTAATGTTGAAAATATAACTAAAAGCTGATTGATTTTCAATGCTAGAAAGAAATTCTAGTTTTTGGATGCAAACTGTTGAAAAATCTTGATATAGATCTTTATTGTTCTAGGCATGCTGGGAAAATAGTTGAAGGAAGTTACTCCCTCTTAGGACACTTTAACTTTCACATTGGAATGTCGAGTAATATTAtctttactggtaaaatttctgaTAAACAAGTATGTTGGTGACAGATATGGTGGCATTGGAGTTCAACCAATATTCTCCCGGCTCTAGATGGAGAAGAACCATAATAAACAGGAAGGAGCACAGGGAAGAAGGAAATGAAGCTGATGGATTCTATGGAGGAATTAGAAAACTTTACAAGGAGGAAGAAATCTCAACCTGGAAGAGGCTTTGGCCCAGACAAGTCTTTGAATAGTATGATAAttatagttattattattattatattatttttttttcccatTCTCACTCATTTCTCTTCTGTAAATAGTCCTCCTTTTAGAGTCACAAAAATGCTTCTAGGGAGATGTTTTTCAGTTAGGCTTCATAAGATTTTGTTAAGCTCTCAGAGGTTTATATGTATTGTAATTTTGTAGTTAAGAAACTTCAGTTTACAGATTAGCAATCCTAAAGAGAAATGCAGATGCTTGTGCAAAGATGAGCGCTGAActgaaatacacctttttattttcttttttgagcTCGCAGAGGCTTTTAAAGAATGCAAATAGCTTTTCTGATATGACTTCAGAGATTTTTAATAAGAAACGACATATGAAGAGATTAGGTCCATGAATCTGTT
It encodes:
- the LOC131178669 gene encoding F-box protein At2g26850-like isoform X1, coding for MLFLLIFFFSFVFFFKSFPFKPPPPPMNSVWRLLLSPLFWEQLSGFLVSWFHKDWLSIGVYQVPMKMPQKKINLGLKQAANAEEESPSLLDLPELTLECILERLSPSGLCSMAGVCSSLRDRCTSDHLWKKHLKQKWGRLIGDAAFREWQCHIASRKRPGLVDQSNQKGFLRSLGTVWSFSWIKPKFETRNKPSTSLPVDSIMAMYLSLERGKFWFPAQVYNRENGHVGFLLSCYDAQISYDSKTDTFQARYSPYGRRMIEESIHRDRLRAPPVDTPAHDLHISDCLNDLKPGDHIEIQWRRSKEFPYAGWWYATVGHTEACDVNENHCPCQYNDMVALEFNQYSPGSRWRRTIINRKEHREEGNEADGFYGGIRKLYKEEEISTWKRLWPRQVFE
- the LOC131178669 gene encoding F-box protein At2g26850-like isoform X2, whose translation is MLFLLIFFFSFVFFFKSFPFKPPPPPMNSVWRLLLSPLFWEQLSGFLVSWFHKDWLSIGVYQVPMKMPQKKINLGLKQAANAEEESPSLLDLPELTLECILERLSPSGLCSMAGVCSSLRDRCTSDHLWKKHLKQKWGRLIGDAAFREWQCHIASRKRPGLVDQSNQKGFLRSLGTVWSFSWIKPKFETRNKPSTSLPVDSIMAMYLSLERGKFWFPAQVYNRENGHVGFLLSCYDAQISYDSKTDTFQARYSPYGRRMIEESIHRDRLRAPPVDTPAHDLHISDCLNDLKPGDHIEIQWRRSKEFPYGWWYATVGHTEACDVNENHCPCQYNDMVALEFNQYSPGSRWRRTIINRKEHREEGNEADGFYGGIRKLYKEEEISTWKRLWPRQVFE